One region of Salvia miltiorrhiza cultivar Shanhuang (shh) chromosome 3, IMPLAD_Smil_shh, whole genome shotgun sequence genomic DNA includes:
- the LOC131014169 gene encoding zinc finger protein 10-like: MDREESMEEVLDHDLGVGRSYECVFCKRGFNTAQALGGHMNIHRKDRARNKPPNSSNSRSFPPPADHRRRHQLSDPLPDWRMRLSMVEDHHPRPNDLDLELRLGYHS, encoded by the coding sequence ATGGATCGTGAAGAATCGATGGAAGAAGTGTTGGATCATGATTTGGGGGTGGGGAGATCGTACGAGTGCGTCTTCTGCAAGAGGGGTTTCAACACTGCACAAGCCCTAGGCGGCCACATGAACATCCACAGAAAAGACAGAGCCAGGAACAAGCCGCCTAATTCCTCCAACTCCAGATCATTCCCTCCTCCTGCtgaccaccgccgccgccaccagctCTCCGATCCGCTCCCTGATTGGAGGATGAGGCTCAGCATGGTGGAAGACCACCATCCAAGGCCCAACGACTTGGATTTGGAGCTTCGACTTGGCTATCATTCTTGA
- the LOC131014170 gene encoding uncharacterized protein LOC131014170 — protein MGLSKTEVNLRRLLAAAPQQQNQGKLIHYVATLREQLEQLAEERTPEGLPRASKAQLNEYSEKIEAVAAKLDVTESITQVHQEPSFETKVRESPTTSDGESIQSPRGLRRRFLPPSGDRSPSTNEDSNNAKSVKLDAAAHAHIEKHRQLQEDLTDEMVGLARQLKESSLMMSQSIKNTEKILDSTETAVEHSLASTGHANSRAMEVYSQSLKTTCFTWLLIFAMTCIFVMVVLLIRVT, from the exons ATGGGCTTGAGCAAAACTGAAGTGAATTTGAGAAGGTTACTTGCAGCAGCTCCGCAGCAACAAAATCAGGGAAAGCTTATACAT TATGTGGCCACTTTAAGAGAGCAACTGGAGCAATTGGCTGAAGAGAGGACTCCTGAAGGTTTGCCAAG GGCTTCAAAAGCTCAGTTAAATGAATATTCTGAGAAAATTGAAGCTGTAGCAGCTAAATTAGATGTCACTGAG TCCATTACTCAAGTTCATCAGGAGCCGTCCTTTGAAACCAAGGTCAGAGAATCCCCTACCACATCTGACGGAGAAAGTATTCAGTCTCCCAGAGGGCTGAGAAGGAGATTTTT GCCCCCATCGGGAGATAGATCCCCCAGTACTAACGAAGACAGTAATAATGCGAAGTCTGTCAAACTGGATGCTGCAGCACATGCTCATATTGAGAAACACAG ACAACTACAAGAAGACTTGACGGATGAAATGGTTGGTTTGGCACGACAACTCAAAGAGAGTAGCCTTATGATGAGTCAATCCATAAAAAATACCGAAAAG ATACTTGACTCAACTGAGACAGCGGTTGAGCACAGCTTGGCGAGCACTGGGCACGCAAACTCTCGTGCGATGGAGGTTTATTCGCAGAGTCTGAAAACAACGTGCTTTACATGGTTGCTGATCTTCGCCATGACATGCATATTTGTCATGGTTGTGCTACTAATTCGTGTTACTTAG